CGTGAAATGACCATCGGGAATAGTGACGTTGAGGTCTTCGGCAACGGTGAACTTTCCATAACCCAGCGTTAACTGGTCGCCACGCAAACGGGCTACTGATTCGGTCATTTTTTGCGGGACTCCTGAATTAACAAGGCGATAAGGTAAATACCGCCGATACTCACGGTGACGACACCCACCGGAAGCTGATAAGGCATAAACAGTTGCTGTGCGCACAAATCGGCTGCCAGCAGTAACAGTGCGCCGCAGAGCGCGGCCTGGGTTAATCCCCAACGCGCGGTGCCGCTCAGGCGACGGGCGATATGTGGGGCAACCAGCGCAATAAAGGAAATCGGCCCGGCCAGCGCAGTGGCGGCTGCGGTTAACACCACGGCGACCAGCATCATGGCGAGCCGCGAGCGCTCTACGCTGACTCCCAACGCGCAGGCGCTGTCATCCCCCATTTCCAGCAGACGCATGCGCCGTACCAGCAGTGCGGCGCCTGCCAGCATGAGCATAATGATCGGCGCGGAGGGCCAGGTTTTCGCCCAGGTCAAACCGTTAAGCGATCCGGCATTCCACAATCCGGCAGCCAGTGCCGTGTCCAGCGAAGCCTTCAACAACAGCCAGGTGTTAAACGCAAACAGCATGGCACGAATGCCGATGCCGATAATGATCAGGCGGAAGGTTTCAATACCGTTGCGCCAGGCCAGCAGCCAGACCACCAGTGACGTCAGGATCCCGCCAGCCATTGCCGCCAGTGCGATAGCCGTCAGATGCTGGCCAAACAGCACCATCGCGATCAGTACGCCGCTCCAGGCGCCGGTGTTAAAGCCCATCACGTCAGGGCTGCCGAGCGGGTTACGCATCAGGGACTGAAAAATTGCTCCACTGACGCCGAGTGCCGCGCCAATCAGTAGCGCCATCAACACGCGTGGCAAGCGCCACTCGGTCACTATCATCGTCAGGCTGCGCGGCGCATCGCCGGTAAAAGCAGCAATAATTTGCGAGGTTTCCAGTGTCACTGCGCCACTGCGTAGACCCCAGAGTGCGAAGCTCAGGCAGCCAACCGTCAGCAGCAGGCACGCGATCAGCAGACGACGCGATACGTACATCATGCGGCACCTCGCGGACGACGACGAACCAGAAAGATCAGCACCGGAGCGCCAATAAAGGCGCTCACGACTGACACGCGCAGCTCGCCGGGAACAATCAGGCGGCCAATGATATCGGCAAAAAGCAACAGAACAGGCGTGGCGATAAGCGTCACCGGGAGCGACCAACGGTGGTCGGCACCAACCAGCCAGCGCGACATATGCGGCATCATCAGGCCGATAAATGCAATCGGTCCAACAATCGCCGTGGCGCTCCCGCACAGGACGGTGATGGCTAACAGACCAATCAGTTGCGTACGCGCGACTTTGCTACCAAGCGCGGTGGCGGTATCACTTCCCAGACTCAGGCTGTTCAATGCCCGACTGAGCATCAGCGCAGTGGTACCGGCTATCAGCACCGGCAGAATAACCACCTTGAGGGTTTGCAGATTGCGGATATCCAGTGAACCGGCCTGCCAGTAACGAAGCTGATCGTAGACGTCAGGATTCAGCAGGGAAATACCGCTGGTGAGACCTTCCAGAACCGCGGCGAGCGCGACGCCCGCCAGCGTCAGACGTACCGGGCTCAACTGACCGCCACCCTGACTGCCCGTAAACGCCACAATCAGTGACGCCACCAGCGCGCCGATAAAGGCCATCACCAGTTGTTCCTGCGGTGTGGAAAAGCCGAACAGCGCTGCCCCCAGCACGATGGCAAAACTGGCTCCGGCATTGACGCCAAGCAGCCCAGGATCGGCCAGCGGATTGCGGGTGAGCGTTTGCATTAACGCCCCGGCGAGTCCCAGCGCGCCTCCGGCCAGCAATCCTGCGAGCGTTCGCGGCAGGCGGGCGTCCAGCACGATAGTGCAATCGGCACTTTGACAGGTGCCGGTGAGCGCTTCCATCACCACGGAGACGGGTAAGGATTTTGCACCGATGGTCAGACTTAATGCCGTGGCAATAACCAGTAATAACAACAATCCGGGCACGGCAAGGGCACGCGTCACGGAAACAGAACATGACATATCAACTTCCCTGATAATGATAGTAATTATCGTTATCGATCTTATTTGATTATGTTAGCATGTGCAGCCATTGAATGGATAATGAAAAAAAGATCGCATTAAGGCGTTGTAATGAATCGACAATCCTGGCTGCTGAACCTCAGTTTGCTGAAGACACACCCGGCATTTCGCGCGGTCTTCCTGGCCCGTTTTATCTCTATTGTTTCGCTCGGACTGCTCGGCGTCGCGGTACCCGTACAGATCCAGATGATGACGCATTCCACCTGGCAGGTGGGGCTTTCGGTAACGCTGACCGGCAGCGCGATGTTTGTCGGGCTGATGGTCGGTGGCGTCCTCGCCGATCGCTATGAACGTAAAAAAGTGATCCTGCTGGCGCGCGGTACCTGCGGTATTGGCTTCATCGGTCTGTGCCTGAACGCCATGCTGCCGGAGCCTTCGTTGATTGCCATTTATTTGTTGGGTCTGTGGGACGGCTTTTTTGCCTCGCTGGGCGTGACGGCATTGCTGGCGGCGACGCCTGCGCTGGTGGGGCGTGAAAACCTGATGCAGGCAGGGGCGATTACCATGCTGACCGTGCGTCTGGGCTCGGTGATTTCGCCCATGCTGGGTGGGCTGTTGCTCGCCACCGGCGGTGTGGCCTGGAACTACGGTCTGGCGGCGGCAGGTACCTTTATCACCTTACTGCCGCTGTTAAGTCTTCCGGCACTGCCGCCACCGCCACAGCCGCGTGAACATCCGCTGAATTCGCTACTCGCGGCGTTTCGCTTCCTGCTTGCCAGTCCGCTTGTCGGCGGTATTGCGCTGCTCGGCGGCCTGATGACGATGGCAAGCGCTGTGCGCGTGCTCTATCCGGCACTGGCGATTAGCTGGCAGATGTCAGCGGCACAGATTGGCATGTTGTACGCCGCCATCCCGCTTGGGGCGGCGGTTGGTGCGCTCACCAGCGGGAAACTGGCGCACAGCCTGCGTCCGGGGTTAATTATGCTGGCCACGACCATCGGGTCGTTTCTGGCGATTGGCCTGTTTGCCCTGATGCCCGTCTGGGCGTTAGGCGTGGTGTGTCTCGCACTGTTTGGTTGGCTGAGCGCCATCAGTTCGCTGTTACAGTACACGATGCTGCAAACGCAGACGCCGGAAAATATGTTAGGGCGCATCAACGGGTTGTGGACGGCGCAAAACGTCACCGGGGACGCCATTGGTGCGGCGTTATTAGGCGGTCTGGGAGCGATCATGACACCGGTGGCTTCGGCGAGCGTTAGCGGCTTTGGTCTGGTGGTTGTGGGACTACTACTGCTGCTGTTACTCAGTGAATTACGTCGATTCCGGCAGACGCCGCCGGAACCCGCTTAGTGTGAGACTGGCCGGATAACGCGTTATCGCCGCCATCCGGCAATGACAATTAAAACAGTGTGGCGAGACGGTTTAACACCTGCATCGCGCTGTAATAATCCAGACGGAAAGACTCGGTGCCCAGGGCGTAGACGCGCTTGTTCTGTACTGCAGGCAGGTGCGCCAGCAGTGGGTTGGCGTAGATCGCCTGCTCATCTTTCTCGTCACCGGCAAACAGGAACAGCGCCTCGCCGTTCAGTCCGGCCGCCAGATTTTCACCGCCAAGCTGAATGATATCGTGACGTTTCCCCTGGCTTTGGCTGGGCTGCAGCCCGCCAGGCAACGTTGCCAGCGTAAAGCCGAGTTGCTCCAGCATTTTTCCCTGCGCAGACTCTGGCGTCCACAGATTGGCTCTGTGGGCGGCGGCGGTGTAGACCAGCGCGCTCACCGGTTGTGGCGGCAACGTCAACTGCTGCTTAACGATGGTTAGCTGCTTATCAAATTCGGCAATACGTGCGGAGGCCTGTTTCTCCTGGCCGGTAATCTCGCCCAACTGCGTCAGCAGCGACTGCCAGCTTTTATCGTCGTAATTGATGATAAGCGTCGGGGCAATAGGCGAGAGCTGATCGTACAGCGCCAGGGCGGAGTCGCCGCCGGTCGCGCTAATCAGAATGAGATCGGGCATTTGTGCTGCCACCGCTTCGGCGTTCGGTTCACCAATATACAGGCGCGTCAACTTGCGTGCTTTTGCCACGTCGCCCCACTGACGTAAGAAACCCTGATCGTCAGCCACGCGGTTATTGGGGGTTGTCGCCCCGCTGGCAACCACCGGTGCATCAATCGCCAGTAATGAACCGGTCAGCGTGACGCTGGTAGAGACGATGCGTTCAGGTTTGCGTTCCAGCGTATGGTTGCCGCGAATGTCGGTCACCTGACGCGGCCAGTCCGCCGCATGAGCTGAGGAGAATCCGAAAACGAAGAGCGTAACGAGCAGGGAAGGCAGTCTCACAAATCAGTTCCTGTGCTGAGTTATTAATGCTTCTCATTTTCATTATTAAGCGTAAGGGATGCAAGCGTTAGTCGCACTTTGTGCTACCTCAAGAGTTGACATGTCGCCTGTTTGCTTTTAGGTTAGCGCCCGAAAATATAAATGATAATCATTATTAAAACCTTTATCATTTTTGGAGGATGATATGGATACGTCTTTGGCCGAGGAAGTTCAGCAGACCATGGCAATACTTGCACCCCAGCGTTTTTTCTTTATGTCGCCGTATCGGAGTTTCACGACGTCAGGATGCTTCGCCCGCTTCGATGAACCCGCCATTAACGGTGATTCGCCAGACAGCCCCTTCCAACAAAAATTACACACACTGTTCACCGATGCCAAAGCGCAGGGTATCGCAAACCCGGTTATGGTGGGGGCGATTCCGTTCGATACTCGCCAGCCATCGTCGCTGTTTATTCCTCAGAGCTGGCAGACCTTTTCTCGTCAGGAAAAGCAGCGATCATCACGTTACTTTACCGATCATCAAACACTCAACGTCACGGCGCGTAACGCGATTCCCGAGCAGGAGACGTTCGAAGCGATGGTCGCGCGCGCCGCTGCGCTGACAGCGACGCCTGAAGTCGACAAAGTGGTGCTGTCACGACTGATTGACATCACCACCGACGCTGAGATCAACAGCGGTGCGCTGCTGGAACGTCTGGTGGCGCAAAACCCGGTTAGTTACAACTTCCATGTCCCACTGCGCGATGGCGGCATTTTGCTCGGCGCGAGCCCGGAATTGTTGCTGCGTAAAGAAGGCGAGCGCTTCAGCTCGCTGCCGCTGGCGGGCTCCGCGCGCCGTCAGCCTGATGACGTACTGGATCGGGAAGCCGGAAACCGCCTGCTGGCCTCTGAAAAAGATCGCCATGAACATGAGCTGGTTACGCAGGCGATGAAAACCGTACTGCGCGATCGCTGTCAGGATCTACAACTACCGTCTTCACCGCAGCTCATCACCACGCCCACGCTCTGGCACCTCGGCACGCCGTTTGAAGGCACAGCCAATGCCGGAGAAAACGCCCTGACGCTGGCTTGTCTGCTGCACCCGACGCCTGCGTTGAGCGGTTTCCCGCATCAGGTGGCAAAACAACTGATTGCCGAACTGGAGCCGTTTGATCGCGAACTGTTTGGTGGCATCGTCGGCTGGTGTGACGCCGAAGGCAACGGAGAGTGGGTAGTGACCATCCGCTGCGCGACATTACGGAAAAACCAGGTGCGTCTGTTTGCAGGCGCAGGGATCGTCCCGGCCTCTTCACCGGTGGGGGAATGGCGTGAAACCGGCGTCAAACTTTCCACCATGTTGAACGTTTTTGGATTGCATTAAGGAGCGATGATGAGCATTCCTTTCACCCGGTGGCCTGACGAATTTGCCCGTCGGTACCGCGAAAAAGGCTACTGGCAGGATCTGCCGCTGACGGATATTTTGACCCGCCATGCAGAAAGCGACCATACGGCGGTCATCGAGGGTGAGCGCCAGTTGAGCTATCGTGAACTGAACCAGGCGGTGGATAACCTCGCCTGTACGCTGCGCCGTCAGGGGATCAAATCCGGCGAAACCGCGCTGGTACAACTGGGCAACGTGGCGGAGTTGTATATCACGTTCTTTGCGCTGCTGAAGCTTGGCGTCGCGCCCGTGCTTGCGCTGTTCAGTCATCAACGCACTGAACTTACCGCGTATACGACGCAGATCGAGCCCGCGCTGCTGATTGCCGATCGTCAGCACGCGCTGTTTGCCGACAATGATTTTCTGAATACGTTTATTGCTCAGCATAATTCTATTCGCGTGGTGCATCTGCTCAATGACAGTGGCGAGCACTGCCTGCAAGCGGCGATAAACCAGCCGGCAGACGCGTTTACTGCTACGCCATCGCCTGCGGATGAGGTGGCGTACTTCCAGCTCTCTGGCGGCACGACCGGGACGCCGAAGCTGATCCCGCGAACCCACAACGACTATTACTACAGCGTGCGTCGTAGTAATGAAATCTGTCACTTCACCGCCGATACGCGTTTTTTATGCGCCATCCCTGCTGCGCATAACTACGCCATGAGTTCACCCGGATCGCTGGGCGTATTTCTGGCGGGGGGAACGGTCGTACTGGCCGCGGACCCGAGCGCCACGCTGTGCTTCCCGCTGATTGAAAAACATCAGATCAACGCGACGGCGCTGGTGCCGCCAGCGGTCAGCCTGTGGTTACAGGCGATTAATGAATGGGGCAGCAATGCGCAGCTGGCTTCGCTGAAGCTGTTGCAGGTTGGTGGTGCGCGCCTCTCTGCATCCCTGGCGGCGCGGATCCCAGCCGAAATCGGCTGCCAGTTGCAGCAGGTTTTCGGCATGGCGGAAGGTTTAGTGAACTATACCCGTCTTGACGACAGCCCGGAGCGGGTAATCAATACCCAGGGGCGTCCGATGTGTCCGGATGATGAAGTGTGGGTGGCAGATGCCGACGGCAACCCGCTGCCACAAGGGGAAACGGGACGGCTAATGACGCGTGGTCCCTATACCTTCCGCGGTTATTACAAAAGCCCGCAGCATAACGCCAGCGCATTTGACGACAACGGTTTTTACTGCTCAGGCGATCTGATCGCCATCGACGAGGATGGCTACATCACCGTTCAGGGACGAGAGAAAGATCAGATCAACCGTGGCGGCGAGAAGATTGCCGCGGAAGAGATCGAAAACCTGTTACTGCGTCATCAGGCGGTGATCCATGCGGCGCTGGTCAGTATGGAAGACGAGCTGCTGGGGGAGAAAAGCTGCGCGTATCTGGTGGTGAAAGAACCGCTGCGCGCGGTACAGGTGCGCCGCTTTCTGCGTGAGCAGGGCGTCGCTGAATTCAAGTTACCGGACCGGGTGGAAACCGTTGAGTCGCTGCCTTTGACCCCGGTGGGTAAAGTCGATAAAAAACAATTACGTCAGTGGCTGGCAACACGTTCGGCCTGAAGGAGAACACGCAATGGCAATTCCTAAACTGCAGGCTTACGCGCTGCCAACCGCGCTCGATATTCCGGTCAATAAGGTCAACTGGACGTTCGAGCCGGACCGTGCAGCGCTGCTGATCCACGATATGCAGGACTACTTCGTCAGCTTCTGGGGTGAAAACTGTCCGATGATGGAACAGGTGATCGCCAATATCGCCGCGCTGCGCAACTACTGTAAAGCCCATAATATTCCGGTTTATTACACCGCACAGCCGAAAGATCAGAGCGATGAAGATCGTGCCCTGCTTAACGACATGTGGGGGCCCGGACTGACACGCTCACCAGAGCAGCAAAAAGTGGTTGCCGCGCTGGCACCGGATGAAGCCGATAATGTACTGGTGAAATGGCGTTACAGCGCGTTTCACCGTTCCCCGCTGGAACTGATGCTGAAAGAAACCGGTCGCGATCAGCTGATTATCACCGGGGTATATGCACACATTGGTTGCATGACCACCGCGACGGACGCTTTTATGCGCGATATCAAGCCGTTCATGGTAGCGGACGCGCTGGCCGACTTTAGCCGTGAAGAACACCTGATGTCGCTGAAGTATGTTGCGGGACGTTCAGGTCGGGTCGTAATGACTCAGGAGTTGTTGCCCGCGCCGGTACCAACCAGCAAAGATGAACTGCGCGCGCTGATTTTACCGCTGCTCGATGAGTCCGATGAACCGATGGATGACGAGAACCTGATCGATTACGGTCTCGATTCGGTACGGATGATGGCGCTGGCAGCACGCTGGCGGAAAGTGCATGGTGATATCGACTTCGTGATGCTGGCGAAAAACCCGACCATTGATGCCTGGTGGGCGCTACTCTCTCGCGAGGTGCGCTGATGGCTGGATTCGATTATTACGGCAAAACGGTGTGGGTCACCGGCGCAGGTAAAGGCATTGGTTATGCCACGGCGCTGGCGTTTGTTGAGGCCGGAGCACAGGTCACGGGCTTCGATCGTGAGTTCACTTTGCAGAATTACCCGTTTGTTACCGAGGTGATGGATGTGGCGGATGCCGGACAGGTAGCTGAGGTCTGTCAGCGCCTGCTGGTGCAAACCGACCGGCTGGACGTGCTGGTGAATGCTGCCGGGATTTTACGCATGGGCGCGACCGACGCGCTGAGTCCGCACGACTGGCAGCAGACGTTTGCAGTTAACGTTGGTGGTGCTTTTAACCTGTTCCAGCAGACGATGGCGCAGTTTCGCCATCAGCGGGGTGGGGCGATAGTGACCGTGGCTTCAGACGCCGCGCATACGCCACGTATAGGCATGAGCGCCTATGGGGCGTCGAAGGCGGCGCTGAAAAGTCTGGCGCTAACCGTCGGGCTGGAACTGGCGGGCAGCGGAGTGCGCTGTAATCTGGTGTCGCCAGGATCAACGGATACTGACATGCAGCGCACGCTGTGGGTCAGTGATGATGCGGAACAGCAGCGCATTCGCGGCTTTGGTGAGCAGTTTAAGCTCGGTATTCCTTTAGGCAAAATTGCCCGACCGCAGGAGATCGCTAACACCATTCTGTTCCTTGCCTCCGATCTGGCCAGCCACATTACGTTGCAGGACATCGTGGTGGACGGCGGCTCTACGCTGGGAGCGTAACGATGATCTGGAAACGTCATTTCACGCTTGATGAACTGAACGCCACCAGTCAGAACACGATGGTGGCGCATCTGGGTATTATCTATACCCGACTTGGTGACGACGTGCTGGAAGCCGAAATGCCGGTGGATACCCGCACACACCAGCCCTTTGGTTTACTGCATGGCGGAGCCTCAGCGGCGCTGGCCGAAACGTTAGGCTCAATGGCGGGTTATCTGATGACCCGCGACGGGCAATGCGTGGTTGGGACAGAACTGAATGCCACTCATCACCGGGCGGTTTCGCAGGGTAAGGTGCGCGGTGTCTGCCAGCCGCTGCATCTGGGGCGTCAAAGCCAGAGCTGGGAAATCGTGGTGTTTGATGAGCAAGGGCGGCGTTGCTGTACTTGCCGACTGGGAACCGCAGTGTTGGGCTGAGCACGCTTAATGTTATGTGATTGCAGCGTTAACGGGTGAATGGAGTGATCCAGTTAACAATGCAATGTAAATAGTCGGTGATACTTCAGGTTTATTGGGTTGTCAGGTTGTTAAAACCAGAAAAGATGTTATAGAAACAAAATGTAACATCTCTCTTCTCTGGAACACGCAAACGGATAACAACCATGAATAAATCAGGGAAATACCTCATCTGGACAGTGCTCTCGGTAATGGGTGCCTTTGCTCTGGGTTATATTGCGCTAAACCGTGGGGAACAGATCAACGCACTGTGGATAGTCGTGGCGTCGGTCTGTGTCTATCTCATTGCCTATCGTTTTTACGGTCTGTACATCGCCAAAAATGTGCTGGCGGTTGACCCGACGCGGATGACGCCTGCAGTACGCCATAACGACGGGCTCGACTACGTCCCCACCGATAAAAAAGTCTTGTTTGGTCACCATTTTGCGGCGATTGCCGGCGCGGGTCCGTTAGTCGGGCCGGTTCTGGCGGCGCAAATGGGCTATTTGCCGGGCATGATTTGGCTGCTGGCTGGCGTGGTTTTAGCCGGGGCGGTACAGGATTTCATGGTGCTCTTCGTGTCGACGCGTCGCGATGGCCGCTCGCTGGGTGAACTGGTCAAAGAAGAGATGGGCCCAACCGCCGGGGTGATTGCGCTGGTGGCCTGCTTCATGATCATGGTGATTATCCTTGCGGTGCTGGCGATGATCGTGGTGAAAGCGCTGACCCACAGTCCGTGGGGAACCTACACCGTCGCGTTTACGATTCCGCTGGCGATCTTTATGGGTATCTATCTGCGCTATCTGCGTCCGGGTCGTATCGGCGAAGTGTCGGTTATCGGTCTGGTGTTCCTCGTGTTTGCGATTATTTCCGGCGGCTGGGTCGCGGAAAGTCCTACCTGGGCGCCGTACTTTGACTTCACTGGGGTTCAGTTAACCTGGATGCTGGTGGGTTACGGCTTCGTGGCGGCGGTACTGCCGGTGTGGCTGCTGCTGGCGCCGCGTGACTACCTCTCAACCTTCCTGAAAATCGGGACCATTGTTGGTCTGGCGGTTGGCATTTTGATCATGCGTCCAACGCTGACGATGCCTGCGCTGACTAAATTCGTCGATGGTACCGGGCCGGTGTGGACAGGTAACCTGTTCCCGTTCCTGTTTATCACTATCGCCTGTGGCGCCGTTTCGGGTTTCCACGCGCTGATCTCCTCCGGCACGACGCCGAAGATGCTGGCAAACGAAGGTCAGGCTTGCTTCATTGGCTACGGCGGTATGCTGATGGAATCGTTTGTCGCCATCATGGCGCTGGTTTCTGCCTGCATCATCGATCCGGGCGTCTACTTCGCTATGAACAGCCCAATGGCCGTGCTGGCGCCTGCCGGCACGGCGGATGTGGTGGCGTCTGCCGCTCAGGTGGTCAGCAGTTGGGGCTTTGCGATTACGCCGGACACGCTGCATCAGATTGCTAACGAGGTGGGTGAGCAGTCGATTATCTCCCGTGCGGGTGGTGCGCCTACGCTGGCGGTGGGCATGGCCTATATCCTGCACGGCGCGCTGGGTGGGATGATGGATGTGGCCTTCTGGTATCACTTCGCCATTCTGTTCGAAGCGCTGTTTATTCTGACGGCGGTCGATGCGGGGACGCGTGCCGCGCGCTTCATGTTGCAGGATCTGCTGGGTGTCGTTTCTCCAGGCCTTAAACGTACGGACTCATTGCCTGCCAACCTGCTGGCGACCGCACTGTGCGTGCTGGCGTGGGGCTACTTCCTGCATCAGGGCGTGGTGGATCCGTTAGGCGGCATTAACACCCTGTGGCCGCTGTTTGGTATCGCTAACCAGATGCTGGCAGGTATGGCACTGATGCTCTGCGCGGTTGTCCTGTTCAAGATGAAACGTCAGCGTTATGCGTGGGTGGCGTTGGTGCCGACTGCATGGTTGCTGATTTGTACCCTGACGGCGGGCTGGCAGAAATCCTTCAGCCCGGATACAAAAGTGGGCTTCCTGGCGATTGCCAATAAGTTCCAGGCGATGATCGACAGCGGCAATATCCCGCCGCAGTACACGGAATCGCAGCTGGCGCAACTGGTGTTTAACAACCGTCTGGATGCGGGCCTGACTATCTTCTTCATGGTGGTGGTCGTGGTACTGGCACTGTTCTCCATTAAGACGGCGCTCGCCGCTCTCAAAGAAGACAAGCCGACGGCAAAAGAGACGCCGTATGAGCCGATGCCGGAAAATGTGGAAGAGATCGTTGCGCAGGCCAAAGGCGCGCACTAACGTGTAATTATGCCCCTCTCCCGATCGGGAGAGGGGATTTTCTGACAGGTGGTAATGATGTTTGATACGCTTTCGAAAGCCGGGAAATATCTGGGCCAGGCCGCGAAACTCATGATTGGCGTGCCGGACTATGACAACTATGTCGAGCATATGCGGATCACCCATCCGGATCAGACGCCTATGACCTATGAGGAGTTTTTCCGTGAGCGTCAGGATGCGCGCTATGGCGGAAAGGGCGGGGCGCGCTGCTGTTGAACTCAAGGATCTTCGGGCCGGATAAGCACGTCATCCGACATAATCAGGTTATTTCACCGTCCACGCTTTTGAAAACCGACGACTGGCAAACAGCTCCTGAAGACCGTTGATCTGTTTCAGGCGCAGGACTTCGTCCTCGTCCATCCCCAGTTCCTTACCGATTTTTTCGTCTTCCCATCCCAGTAATGCCAGTTCACGTACGATCTCCGACATCGCGTGGATCTGATGACGGCCACGAGCACGGTTATGGCGAATAGTTGCTGCCATGCGGTCATGCCGCTCCCCTTCCAGACAAGTAATGGGTAAATAGCCTTTGAGACGGGATTTAAGCGAGGCTTTGCTTTTCCCCAGTTCATGGCGGTGAAAACCGTCGACGATCTCATACTCTTCCGGACTGGATTGGGTGGCAACAATGGGTTGGGTAAAGCCATCCGCCTCAATGGATTTCAGCAGCAGCTTTTTCTCCGGTGGTGCGACGTTATTAGGATTGTAATCGTTAGGCGAAATGCGATCGTTTTTTATCCATAGCACACAGTCAACCGGCTCGTTGCGAAATGGACTGACGCTGTGAATCGCCTTTCTGAACTCATTGATGGCTTTAATTCTTTCGTCATCAGATAAGCCAGAAAGATAGCTAAGAAGGTCCTGAGTTAATCGTTGTTGCATAAAATTCCCCATTCCTTGCGTTTCGCTTTCATGCGTTCGCTATAACGCTGGTAACTTTTCGGTTTAGTTGGACTGAAAGAGAGCGCCCGACACCAGTAATCATTGTTCAATAACACTTTGCAGATGCGTCGCCAGGAGGGAATATCTTTTGAACCGATATCACCCGTCTGCGTTTGCGGGATCTCACCGAGGCCGTTTTTTTTGTACCACTGTAAATAGACGGCGATTTTGTTGCGGTAATGCTCTGCCGTGGAGATGGGCATGCTGAGCAGTAACAGCATGGCGTAGTCCTGCCAGCTCAAGTGATCGGGCTTGAGAATTTTTCGATGGCCATAGAAGTGATTATCCTGCCCGGCGTAGATCCCGCCGCTCCTGACGCCACTCACGCGCTCGCACATCGCGGCCCATCTTTCCGGTTCAACAACATGATAGAGCCATAATCCCTGGCGCTGTTCAGGGCCAAATGGTTCACAAATACGCATGTAACGGGCCGGAACACCGGCCTGATACATCAGGTTGTAGAGCGGATTACAGGGCAAATTGGTGCGACCAAACCAGGTCCAGATATCGGCTGTTTTCCAGTCATACAATGGATAGATATACCAGGTATGTCCGCCTGGTGCGGCGGTCGTCCAGGGTTTGTCATCGGCAAAACGCTGTTTACGTAAACTGGCGATTGCCACAAAACGGTTATAGGATTCATCGGCCCGAATCCCGATCATCATCGCTGCCGGGCGTTTATTCGAAAACCAGTCGG
The sequence above is drawn from the Citrobacter amalonaticus genome and encodes:
- the entE gene encoding (2,3-dihydroxybenzoyl)adenylate synthase EntE, which produces MSIPFTRWPDEFARRYREKGYWQDLPLTDILTRHAESDHTAVIEGERQLSYRELNQAVDNLACTLRRQGIKSGETALVQLGNVAELYITFFALLKLGVAPVLALFSHQRTELTAYTTQIEPALLIADRQHALFADNDFLNTFIAQHNSIRVVHLLNDSGEHCLQAAINQPADAFTATPSPADEVAYFQLSGGTTGTPKLIPRTHNDYYYSVRRSNEICHFTADTRFLCAIPAAHNYAMSSPGSLGVFLAGGTVVLAADPSATLCFPLIEKHQINATALVPPAVSLWLQAINEWGSNAQLASLKLLQVGGARLSASLAARIPAEIGCQLQQVFGMAEGLVNYTRLDDSPERVINTQGRPMCPDDEVWVADADGNPLPQGETGRLMTRGPYTFRGYYKSPQHNASAFDDNGFYCSGDLIAIDEDGYITVQGREKDQINRGGEKIAAEEIENLLLRHQAVIHAALVSMEDELLGEKSCAYLVVKEPLRAVQVRRFLREQGVAEFKLPDRVETVESLPLTPVGKVDKKQLRQWLATRSA
- a CDS encoding isochorismatase; translated protein: MAIPKLQAYALPTALDIPVNKVNWTFEPDRAALLIHDMQDYFVSFWGENCPMMEQVIANIAALRNYCKAHNIPVYYTAQPKDQSDEDRALLNDMWGPGLTRSPEQQKVVAALAPDEADNVLVKWRYSAFHRSPLELMLKETGRDQLIITGVYAHIGCMTTATDAFMRDIKPFMVADALADFSREEHLMSLKYVAGRSGRVVMTQELLPAPVPTSKDELRALILPLLDESDEPMDDENLIDYGLDSVRMMALAARWRKVHGDIDFVMLAKNPTIDAWWALLSREVR
- the entA gene encoding 2,3-dihydro-2,3-dihydroxybenzoate dehydrogenase EntA, translating into MAGFDYYGKTVWVTGAGKGIGYATALAFVEAGAQVTGFDREFTLQNYPFVTEVMDVADAGQVAEVCQRLLVQTDRLDVLVNAAGILRMGATDALSPHDWQQTFAVNVGGAFNLFQQTMAQFRHQRGGAIVTVASDAAHTPRIGMSAYGASKAALKSLALTVGLELAGSGVRCNLVSPGSTDTDMQRTLWVSDDAEQQRIRGFGEQFKLGIPLGKIARPQEIANTILFLASDLASHITLQDIVVDGGSTLGA
- the entH gene encoding proofreading thioesterase EntH — protein: MIWKRHFTLDELNATSQNTMVAHLGIIYTRLGDDVLEAEMPVDTRTHQPFGLLHGGASAALAETLGSMAGYLMTRDGQCVVGTELNATHHRAVSQGKVRGVCQPLHLGRQSQSWEIVVFDEQGRRCCTCRLGTAVLG
- the cstA gene encoding pyruvate/proton symporter CstA — translated: MNKSGKYLIWTVLSVMGAFALGYIALNRGEQINALWIVVASVCVYLIAYRFYGLYIAKNVLAVDPTRMTPAVRHNDGLDYVPTDKKVLFGHHFAAIAGAGPLVGPVLAAQMGYLPGMIWLLAGVVLAGAVQDFMVLFVSTRRDGRSLGELVKEEMGPTAGVIALVACFMIMVIILAVLAMIVVKALTHSPWGTYTVAFTIPLAIFMGIYLRYLRPGRIGEVSVIGLVFLVFAIISGGWVAESPTWAPYFDFTGVQLTWMLVGYGFVAAVLPVWLLLAPRDYLSTFLKIGTIVGLAVGILIMRPTLTMPALTKFVDGTGPVWTGNLFPFLFITIACGAVSGFHALISSGTTPKMLANEGQACFIGYGGMLMESFVAIMALVSACIIDPGVYFAMNSPMAVLAPAGTADVVASAAQVVSSWGFAITPDTLHQIANEVGEQSIISRAGGAPTLAVGMAYILHGALGGMMDVAFWYHFAILFEALFILTAVDAGTRAARFMLQDLLGVVSPGLKRTDSLPANLLATALCVLAWGYFLHQGVVDPLGGINTLWPLFGIANQMLAGMALMLCAVVLFKMKRQRYAWVALVPTAWLLICTLTAGWQKSFSPDTKVGFLAIANKFQAMIDSGNIPPQYTESQLAQLVFNNRLDAGLTIFFMVVVVVLALFSIKTALAALKEDKPTAKETPYEPMPENVEEIVAQAKGAH
- a CDS encoding YbdD/YjiX family protein, coding for MFDTLSKAGKYLGQAAKLMIGVPDYDNYVEHMRITHPDQTPMTYEEFFRERQDARYGGKGGARCC
- a CDS encoding IbrB-like domain-containing protein, whose amino-acid sequence is MQQRLTQDLLSYLSGLSDDERIKAINEFRKAIHSVSPFRNEPVDCVLWIKNDRISPNDYNPNNVAPPEKKLLLKSIEADGFTQPIVATQSSPEEYEIVDGFHRHELGKSKASLKSRLKGYLPITCLEGERHDRMAATIRHNRARGRHQIHAMSEIVRELALLGWEDEKIGKELGMDEDEVLRLKQINGLQELFASRRFSKAWTVK